In Brassica rapa cultivar Chiifu-401-42 chromosome A06, CAAS_Brap_v3.01, whole genome shotgun sequence, a single window of DNA contains:
- the LOC103873276 gene encoding protein OCTOPUS translates to MAHLKQSNRRRSSSFCNRHPSAKPSSGFCASCLRERLVTIEAQSSSPPELRRIRSHSVRNASAASVSEQPRRRSCDARSSASSLHDLFVDDDDERLDLSIRKPPVPDLKEEEEEEEDYYDGEDIKGFDEGKSRKIVEEESGEHKKTMKEFIDLDWGNQMKKDNDFASIWSRKLKRFSLSHHKERREDEKLAGRRSCDVDPRLSRISFEKPRASWDGCLIEKSYSKPTPLSTVTETFTEKKPSGNEEEEGEEKSPGGTVQTRNYYSRRRSFDRSVSSKRQGLLEVDELKAISNAKVSPETVGLFHGAKVLVTEKELRDSNWYSVKNHKPESKELVSRGKICVAASSERKQDSVELKKPKKKWAKGWNLWGLIQRKNKEIKTEQSLKLERNAVEGSLAESLLKLRRVSKGETNGGVSEKLLKSYSVSARKSCDGVFSGANIVSGFEGGRSSCDGLFHGSINSVEVGRSSFDGLVNGVEARQSQHLHQRKANDGTRENLDNSLSRLYLTPVRSHKASKSGKSRLMS, encoded by the coding sequence ATGGCCCACCTCAAGCAATCCAACCGCCGTCGCTCCTCCTCCTTTTGCAACCGTCACCCTTCCGCCAAACCATCCAGCGGTTTCTGCGCCTCCTGCCTCCGTGAACGCCTCGTCACCATAGAGGCTCAATCTTCTTCACCCCCTGAGCTCCGTCGCATCAGATCCCACTCCGTTCGGAACGCATCCGCCGCATCCGTTTCGGAGCAGCCGCGACGGAGGTCGTGTGACGCTAGGTCAAGCGCGAGCTCTCTCCACGACCTGTTCGTCGATGATGACGATGAACGGCTCGATCTCTCGATTCGAAAGCCTCCGGTCCCGGATTtgaaagaggaggaagaagaagaggaagattaCTACGACGGAGAAGATATCAAAGGTTTTGATGAAGGTAAGTCAAGGAAGATCGTTGAAGAAGAGAGTGGAGAGCACAAGAAGACGATGAAGGAGTTCATAGATCTGGATTGGGGAAACCAAATGAAGAAGGACAATGACTTCGCGTCGATTTGGAGCAGGAAGCTGAAGAGATTCTCACTGAGTCATCACAAGGAGAGGAGAGAAGACGAGAAACTCGCCGGCCGTCGCTCCTGTGATGTAGATCCTAGATTGTCTAGGATCTCGTTTGAGAAACCTAGGGCGTCATGGGATGGATGTTTGATCGAGAAATCATATAGCAAGCCGACGCCATTGTCCACTGTGACGGAAACCTTCACTGAGAAGAAACCCTCCGgtaacgaagaagaagaaggggagGAGAAGAGTCCAGGTGGAACGGTTCAAACGAGGAACTATTACTCTCGAAGAAGAAGCTTTGATCGATCGGTTTCGAGTAAGAGACAAGGATTGCTCGAGGTTGATGAGTTGAAAGCTATCTCCAACGCAAAGGTATCGCCTGAAACTGTTGGTTTGTTTCATGGCGCTAAGGTATTGGTTACGGAGAAGGAACTTAGAGATTCAAATTGGTATTCGGTCAAGAATCACAAACCAGAGAGCAAAGAGTTAGTCTCTAGAGGAAAGATTTGTGTAGCTGCTAGTAGTGAGAGGAAGCAGGATAGTGTAGAGTTGAAGAAACCTAAGAAGAAATGGGCAAAGGGATGGAACCTTTGGGGACTGATACAGAGGAAGAACAAGGAAATCAAAACCGAGCAAAGTTTGAAACTTGAAAGAAATGCTGTCGAGGGTTCTTTGGCTGAGTCTTTGTTAAAGCTTAGGAGAGTATCTAAAGGAGAAACCAATGGTGGTGTTAGTGAGAAGCTTTTGAAAAGCTACAGTGTAAGCGCTAGAAAGTCTTGTGATGGTGTGTTTAGTGGTGCTAACATTGTCAGTGGCTTTGAAGGTGGAAGGAGCTCGTGTGATGGTCTGTTTCATGGATCTATTAACAGTGTTGAGGTTGGGAGAAGCTCGTTTGACGGATTGGTTAACGGAGTTGAGGCCAGACAAAGTCAACATCTTCACCAGAGAAAAGCAAATGATGGCACTAGAGAAAACCTTGACAACAGTTTATCAAGATTGTATTTGACTCCGGTAAGAAGCCATAAAGCGAGCAAATCCGGGAAGAGTAGACTGATGAGTTAG